The Paenibacillus sp. RC334 nucleotide sequence GAAGTCTGATCTGGTCGAGGCCAAGACAACGCTCTATCAGGTTATTCGAGAAATGGATGATGAAATGTCCAAACGCTTCAAAGCCACTTTCGATGCCATCCGGCGCGAATTTGGTACGGTGTTCTCCAAGTTGTTCGGAGGCGGACGTGCTGATCTGGTGCTAATTGACCCGGAACGCATGTTAGAGACGGGAATTGACATCGTAGCCCAGCCGCCAGGAAAAAAACTGCAAAACTTGCAGCTACTGTCAGGAGGCGAGCGGGCGTTAACGGCGATGGCGCTATTGTTTGCCATTTTACATGTCAAGCCTGTCCCATTCTGTGTGCTGGATGAAGTGGAGGCCGCATTGGACGAAGCTAATGTGGTACGTTTTGCCCAATATTTGCGGGAATTCTCCGAGCAGACACAATTCATTGTAGTTACACATCGCAAGGGAACGATGGAAGAAGCCGATGTGTTGTATGGGGTTACGATGGAAGAAGGCGGGGTTTCCAAGCTCGTATCCGTCAAGCTGGACAATGATGAAGCTGAGATTGCCTGACATAAAATAACATACTTTCAGATCAACGGAGGGAACCTATGAGTTTCTTTAGGAAATTAAAGGAAAGCATTGCAAGCAAAACCGAATCCGTCACCAAACAGTTCAAGGACGGTTTAGAAAAAACACGCAAAGGATTTGTTGAAAAAGTATCGGATCTGATGATTCGCCGCAAGAAGATTGATGAGGAGTTCTATGAGGAGCTGGAAGAAATTCTGATCGGTGCCGATGTTGGCGTCAACACCGTTATGAACCTCATTGAAGACCTGCGAGGAGAAGTGAAAAAACGCAAAATCGAGGACGCATCCGAGCTACAGCCTGTATTATCGGAAAAGCTGTCTGAGTTGCTGCGGGGCAATGACAACAGTCAGCTTCAAATGAGCCCTGACGGGATTACGGTCATTCTGTTCGTCGGTGTCAATGGTGTCGGTAAAACAACAACAATTGGCAAGCTGGCGCACCGTTTTAAACAAGAGGGTAAAAAAGTGTTGCTGGCCGCCGGGGATACGTTCCGTGCTGGCGCGATTGAACAGCTGGAGGTATGGGGCGAAAGGGCTGGTGTAGAGGTCATTAAACAGCAATCTGGTTCTGATCCAGCCGCGGTTATGTTTGATGCGGTACAGGCTGCCAAGCAGCGTCAGGTGGATGTGTTACTGTGTGATACCGCAGGACGTCTCCAGAATAAAAGCAATCTGATGGAGGAACTGAACAAAATTTTCCGCGTAATCCAGCGTGAAATTCCCGATGCTCCCCATGAAGTACTGCTGGTACTCGATGCGACGACTGGACAAAACGCGCTCAATCAAGCCAAAATGTTTGGCGAGAAAAGTGGCGTAACCGGGCTGGTGCTGACGAAGCTGGATGGTACAGCGAAGGGTGGTATTGTCGTGGCGATCCGCCAAGAGCTGAATTTGCCGGTGAAGCTGGTAGGCTTGGGTGAAAAGGTGAATGATCTCCAGCCATTTGATTCCGAGCAATTCGTTCATGCGTTGTTCGCTGGGTTGATTCAGGAAGAAGGCGTAGATGAAACCGCTCTGGGTGAGGAAGAACAGGCTTAATCAGGTTTGTTGCAAGGTTGGACGAGGCTTTTTTGATCTTAAGACCTGCCAGGTCTGGGGCTAAGTAGGGTCCGGTTGCTGCGTGAGATCACAGGGATGTATAATGAAAGAAAAGGGTCTGTCGGCGCCGGATATGAATTTTTTGGATGTAAAAAAATATTTCACAGGAAGCCGGGTGAAGAACCAATGGCGAATACCTATACTTATTCCCGCCGGGAAGAAATAGCCAATGCGATCACACACGGAATTGGAGCCGTTTTAAGTGTGGCGGCACTTGTGCTGCTCATTGTTTTTGCAAGCTTGAAAGGGACCACTTGGCATGTCGTCAGTTTCACGATTTACGGAATTACGATGCTGCTGTTGTACACCAATTCCACGTTGCTTCATAGTCTGCGCGAAGGAAAATTGAAGGATTTGTTCGAGATATTCGATCATTCTTGCATTTACCTGTTCATTGCAGGCAGCTACACCCCGTTTATGCTCGTTGCACTGCGCGGGACATTAGGTTGGACGCTGTTTGGCGTTATTTGGGGAATCGCCCTGTTTGGTGTGCTATTCAAGGCATTCTTCACCAAGCGCTTTCTGTTCATGTCTACCGTGTTCTACATCGTGATGGGCTGGCTCATCACGATTGCCTGGAACCCGCTGGTGGCGGCTGTTCCCGCCGGAGGCATGACGCTATTGTTCCTGGGCGGTCTAATGTATACGCTGGGCACAATCTTCTATGTGTGGCGGGCGTTTCCGTATCATCACGCGATCTGGCATCTGTTTGTTCTGGCAGGCAGCATACTTCATTTTCTGGCTGTTCTGCTGTATCTTACCCCGGTAAGAGTTTAAACCCTAGTAGGCAAAAAGCCGATTCGTACTTCCGTTTAAGGGCAGTGAATCGGCTTTTTTTTGGTTGACAAGGGATAACGCTTGACATCTTCTTTTCTTTTATGTATGATAAGGATCGTTGAAAAGAACTGTAAAGTGTTTTTCCTTGACGATGGAGGTATACGCGATGAGTCAGGAGAATCGGCTGGAAAAGACAAACCGGATTAACCGACTGTTTGACTTCTATGAACCTCTGCTTACGGAGAAGCAACAGATGTTTTTGAAATATTACTTCCATGATGATTTTTCTCTGGGAGAGATTGCTTCGGAGTTTCAAATTAGCCGTCAGGCCGTGTATGAGCATATCAAACGTGCCGAGCAGGTACTGGAAATGTATGAGGAAAAGCTCGGGTTGCTCAGTAAACATGAGCGCAGAAGCCGAGATCTGGAAGAATTGAATACAGCGTTGTATGAGGCGTTCGGTAAAATCGGTAAACCCGATGAAGGCACTCTGCAACATGTTAATCAAATTGTAAATCGCCTGCAGGAATTGTAGGTCATATAGATTAGTAAACAAACAACCCTGGTAGACAAGGAGGTGCGGAAATATGGCATTTGAAGGATTGTCGACCCGCTTGCAAAATGTATTCAGTAAACTGCGCGGCAAAGGAAAAGTGTCTGAGGATGATGTAGCTCAGGCGATGCGCGAAGTACGATTAGCTTTGCTGGAGGCGGACGTTAACTTCAAGGTTGTAAAGGACTTTATTGCCAAGGTGAAGGAGAAATCCGTTGGCAAGGAAGTGATGGACAGCTTTACACCAGGTATGGTAATCATCGACATCGTGAACAAGGAACTGACCGAGTTGATGGGTGGCAGTCAAGCCAAGCTTGCCAAGGCAAACAAACCGCCTACGGTCATTATGATGGTGGGTCTCCAGGGCGCAGGTAAGACGACGACATCCGGCAAGCTGGCGAAGTTGCTGCAAAAGCAAAATCATCGCCCATTGCTTGTAGCTGGTGATATATATAGACCGGCTGCAATCAAGCAACTACAGGTACTTGGTGAGCAGATTAATGCTCCTGTATTTACGCTTGGTGATCAGACAAGCCCGGTGGAGATTGCAAAACAGGGCTTACAGCATGCCAAGGATAATGGTAATGACTACGTTATTATAGATACTGCCGGTCGTCTTCATGTGGATGAAGAGCTTATGGAAGAGTTGCGTCAGATTCATGCGAACGTCAAGCCGGACGAAGTTCTGCTGGTTGTTGACAGCATGACAGGTCAGGATGCGGTAAACGTCGCGGAGCACTTTAACACTAGCTTGGAGTTAACAGGGGTTGTACTAACGAAGCTGGACGGTGATACCCGCGGTGGTGCGGCCTTGTCGGTTAAGGCTGTGACCGGATGCCCGATCAAGTTTGCTACATTGGGTGAAAAGCTGGATGCGATGGAGCCGTTTCATCCGGAACGGATGGCTTCACGGATTTTGGGTATGGGCGACATGTTGTCCCTGATTGAAAAAGCGCAATCCAATATCGGCGCCGATAAGGCGAAGGAAATGGAACGGAAAATGCGCAATGCTGAATTTACCTTCGAAGATTTTCTGGAGCAGATGGATCAAGTTAAAAAGCTTGGCCCAATCGACCAGATTCTCGATATGATTCCCGGCATGGGCAATATGAAGCAAATGAAAGATGTCAAAGTGGATGACAAGCAGATGGGCCGGATTGAGGCTATCGTTCATTCCATGACCACACAAGAAAAGCAAAACCCGGACATGATTAATCATAGCCGTCGCAAACGGATTGCTGTAGGCAGTGGAACATCACTGGCTGAGGTAAACCGCCTGATCAAGCAATTTGATGAAATGCGGCGCATGATGAAGCAGTTCTCAGACATGATGGGACCCAAGGGTGGCAAAAACAAAGCCCTGAAGCAGTTGAAGGGTATGGGTAAAGGTATGAAGTTTCCTTTCCGTTAAGGCCAATAGGCCGTTGGAATTATAGGATAACAATATACAGTCTACTTTTTGAAGGAGGTGAATTTTCGTGGCAGTTCGTATTCGTCTGAAACGTATGGGTGCACATAAAGCTCCTTTCTATCGCGTCGTGGTATCGGATTCCCGTTCCCCGCGTGACGGTCGTTTTATCGAAGAAATCGGTTATTACAACCCTATTACAGTACCAGCAGTTGTAAAAATTGATGAAGATAAAGCGTTGAAATGGTTGCAAGATGGTGCACAAGCATCCGATACAGTCCGCAACTTGCTTAGCAAAGCGGGCGTAATGAAAAAGTTTCATGAGCTTAAACAACAGAAATAAGGTGCTGATGCGGAGGGTCAACCATGGAAGAATTAGTGATAATCATTGCTAAGGCTTTAGTCGATCATCCGGAAGATGTAACCGTGAAGACCTTGGAGAAGGATCGGCTTGTCGTATATGAGCTTAGCGTGCATCCTGAGGATGTAGGCAAAATCATTGGCAAGCAGGGTCGTATCGCCAAGGCGCTTCGCACTGTGGTTGCATCAGCAGCCGTTAAGATGGATAAACGGGTTACCGTAGACATCATATCTTAAAGATATACGAAAGTGGGTTAGGATGTATGTCCTAACCCTTTTTCGTACATGATGAAGATGATATGGAGCGGGACCGATTATATGCAGGAGGAACACGATGCAGCAATTGTTTAATGTCGGGAAAATTGTGAATACACACGGAATCCGCGGCGAGCTTAAAATATTAACGACGACCGATTTCCCGGAGGATCGTTTTGCTAAAGGCAGTGAGCTGTTGATCATTCCTGCGGATGGTAAAGCGCCGATCCCTGTAACTATTGAAACAGCACGTTTTCAAAAAAATATGGTTGTAGCCAAATTCAAGGAATATCATAACATCAATGATGTTGAAAAGTATAAAGGCAGCTTATTGAAGGTATCCGCTGAACGGCTAGGCGAACTAGAGGAAAATGAGTTCTATTTTCATGAAGTTGTTGGCCTGGAAGTAGTGACAGAAGGTGGAGAAAAGCTCGGTGTGGTGAAAGAGATTTTGACACCAGGAGCTAACGATGTATGGGTAGTCACAATGCCTGATGGCAAGGAACTGCTGTTGCCGTATATAGAAGATGTCATTTTGGATGTAAACGTGCCTGAAAAACGGGTTACGGTACGGTTGATGGAAGGACTACTGTAATGCGGGTGGATGTGCTGACCCTGTTTCCCGAAATGTTTGACGGTGTATTTAATGCAAGCATTCTGGGAAAAGCAAGGGATAAGGGAACCATATCACTGCAAGCGGTTAATTTTCGCCAATATGCCGGGAACAAGCACGGTCAAGTGGATGATACACCCTATGGCGGCGGGGGCGGGATGGTATTGAAGCCTGACCCGATTTTCACTGCGGTGGAGGCGCTACTGGATGAGGCAGAGTGTCCAACCATATTAGGGAACACAGACGAAGTTGTTCAAGGTGATGAGGCTGGGTCGAGTGCAGGTTTGAAAGCTCCGCGTATTATTTTGATGTGTCCGCAAGGTGAGACTTTTACGCAAAAGAAAGCGGAGGAGCTTGCTAAAGAGGACCATCTTATTTTTATATGCGGGCATTATGAGGGCTATGATGAGCGTATTCGCGAATATTTGGTGACGGATGAGCTTTCTATCGGAGATTATGTGTTGACTGGTGGGGAACTGCCCGCCATGGTCGCTATAGATAGTGTGGCACGGTTGCTGCCTGGAGTGCTGGGCAATGAAACGAGTGCAGTAACGGACTCTTTCAGTACGGGGCTGCTGGAGTACCCGCATTATACCAGGCCTGCTGAGTTTCGGGGCTGGAAGGTACCAGAGGTGCTGTTGTCAGGACATCACGTTAATATTGATGTATGGAGACGGCATGAGGCACTGCGTCGTACGATGGAACGTCGACCGGATCTGCTGGAGCAGGCTGAATTGACAAGCAAGGAACGGGTATGGATAGAGGAACAGCGCAAGATGGATTGATCATGGGAAGAGTGTATTAAAGTGCTGAGCAATGAGGGGATTTGAAAGCAGGTGCTAACCTGTTTTATAATGTAATTAATTAAATATAATGTTTGGTCAAATCCCTTTTTCTTGTTGCAATGCGGTATCCTCCATGATACAATACATCTGTTGTGTGTAATACGGTGGTCCTCTGTGGATGATGAAGGAAACGGATGTGTTTCCAGAAGATGCATGAACACCTGTACGGAAGGAGGGAGTCATAGATGAATATCGTCCAAGCGATCACTGAAGAACAACTGCGTAAAGATTTGCCTAACTTTCGTCCCGGTGACACTTTGAAAGTGCACGTGAAAGTTATTGAGGGAACTCGTGAGCGTATCCAGTTGTTTGAAGGTGTTGTAATTAAACGCCGTGGTGGCGGAATCAGTGAGACTTTTACAGTTCGTAAAATTTCTTACGGTGTAGGTGTGGAAAGAACTTTCCCGCTTCATTCCCCGAAAATCGATAAAATCGACGTGGCTCGCCGTGGTAAAGTGCGTCGTGCGAAGCTTTATTATCTTCGTGAACTGCGCGGTAAAGCAGCGAGAATTAAAGAAATTCGTCGTTAATACAACGAATAACGAAAGGGGCTTGATTACAAGCTCCTTTCGTTTTTTCTACGTACATAGGGAACTGTGGATTATTGACCGTAAAGAGAGGACAGTGAGCTATGGAGCAAGAAGTAGGACAAGGAGCTATACAGCAGCCGACCGATCAGGATGGTACGCCCAAGCGTAAACCGAAAAATGAGATTTTTGAGTGGGTCAAGGCCATCGTTATCGCGTTAGTGTTGGTCTTTTTAATCCGTTGGTTTCTTTTTAAGCCGTTTATTGTGGATGGCCCGTCGATGCAGCCTAACTTTCATACCGGAGAACGTGTCATTGTAAATGAAATTTTGTATGATTTCCGTTCCCCAAAACCGGGAGAGGTAATCGTTTTTCATGTGCCGGATGAAGGAAGAGACTTCATTAAGCGCGTCATTGCCGTTGAGGGCGATACGGTTAAGGTAGAAGGTGACACGATTACGGTGAATGGTAAACCTATTCAGGAGCCTTACTTGAAAACTCCGTTGGAGGAAGCGCATCAAAATGGTGAGCTTTACAACAAGTTTACAAATTTCCCGAATGAAAATTTTAAGGATGGTAAAGTTCCCGCAGGACATATTTTTGTTATGGGGGATAACCGTTCCAACAGTACAGACAGTCGGATGATTGGATATATTGATTTGAAAGAAGTCGTCGGCCGTGCTGATGTTATTTTCTGGCCGGTGAAGGATATGAAGTGGATTAACCACTAGAACAACTAATATGCAGCATAGCTGCCGTAATCCTGACGCATAACTCTATGGGAAACGTTAGGAGTTACGATCAATGAGGTGATGACGGTGACGATACAATGGTTTCCTGGTCATATGACCAAAGCGCGCCGCCAAATTGAAGCAAAATTAAAGCTGATTGATTTGGTAATTGAGTTGATTGATGCTCGATTGCCGCTTTCCAGCCGAAATCCAATGATTGATGATATTTTGCAGGGCAAGCCGCGAATGATTATTTTAAATAAGGCAGATTTGGCGGACCCGGTAGTATCACAGCAGTGGATTGCCTACTTTAAGGAGCAAGGGCATATCGCTTTTCAGGTGGATGCTACAACAGGCACAGGGATGAAAGAAATTCCGGTTCAGGCCAAGTTGCTGCTTAAGGAAAAGATAGATCGGCAGATTTCTAAAGGTATGAATCCTCGTCCTATGCGTGCTTTGATTGTTGGTATACCGAATGTCGGTAAATCGACCCTGATCAACCGTATGGCAGGACGTAGCATTGCAGCTACGGGCGATCGTCCTGGGGTGACGAAGGCACAGCAATGGATCAAGATTGGTGAAATTGAGCTGCTGGATACACCGGGTATTTTGTGGCCCAAATTTGAGGATCAGAATGTTGGTTATCGTCTGGCGGTTACAGGCGCGATCAAGGAAGAGATTTTGAATGTTGAGGATATCGCTTTTTTCGCGACAAAATATTTGGTTCAATATTACTGGGATGAGCTGGCAGCGCGCTTTGAGCTGACTGAACGTCCCGAGGATACGGAAAATGCCGATGAAATTGTCAGTGTCATGGAAGCGATTGGACGTAAACGCGGCTGTATTGTCAGCGGTGGACGTGTAGATCTCGAAAAGTCGTCAAAAATCATTTTACGTGAGCTGCGTGCAGGTAAGCTGGGACGTTTCAGTTTGGAAGCTCCTTACTGATTCTGCCAGATGTACCGGATACACAACATAGCATAGTGTGGCAAGGAAGAACCTTCCCCATCTCTCCGGAGAGAGGAAGGTTTTTTGGTAT carries:
- the ftsY gene encoding signal recognition particle-docking protein FtsY, yielding MSFFRKLKESIASKTESVTKQFKDGLEKTRKGFVEKVSDLMIRRKKIDEEFYEELEEILIGADVGVNTVMNLIEDLRGEVKKRKIEDASELQPVLSEKLSELLRGNDNSQLQMSPDGITVILFVGVNGVGKTTTIGKLAHRFKQEGKKVLLAAGDTFRAGAIEQLEVWGERAGVEVIKQQSGSDPAAVMFDAVQAAKQRQVDVLLCDTAGRLQNKSNLMEELNKIFRVIQREIPDAPHEVLLVLDATTGQNALNQAKMFGEKSGVTGLVLTKLDGTAKGGIVVAIRQELNLPVKLVGLGEKVNDLQPFDSEQFVHALFAGLIQEEGVDETALGEEEQA
- a CDS encoding hemolysin III family protein translates to MANTYTYSRREEIANAITHGIGAVLSVAALVLLIVFASLKGTTWHVVSFTIYGITMLLLYTNSTLLHSLREGKLKDLFEIFDHSCIYLFIAGSYTPFMLVALRGTLGWTLFGVIWGIALFGVLFKAFFTKRFLFMSTVFYIVMGWLITIAWNPLVAAVPAGGMTLLFLGGLMYTLGTIFYVWRAFPYHHAIWHLFVLAGSILHFLAVLLYLTPVRV
- a CDS encoding putative DNA-binding protein — protein: MSQENRLEKTNRINRLFDFYEPLLTEKQQMFLKYYFHDDFSLGEIASEFQISRQAVYEHIKRAEQVLEMYEEKLGLLSKHERRSRDLEELNTALYEAFGKIGKPDEGTLQHVNQIVNRLQEL
- the ffh gene encoding signal recognition particle protein, which codes for MAFEGLSTRLQNVFSKLRGKGKVSEDDVAQAMREVRLALLEADVNFKVVKDFIAKVKEKSVGKEVMDSFTPGMVIIDIVNKELTELMGGSQAKLAKANKPPTVIMMVGLQGAGKTTTSGKLAKLLQKQNHRPLLVAGDIYRPAAIKQLQVLGEQINAPVFTLGDQTSPVEIAKQGLQHAKDNGNDYVIIDTAGRLHVDEELMEELRQIHANVKPDEVLLVVDSMTGQDAVNVAEHFNTSLELTGVVLTKLDGDTRGGAALSVKAVTGCPIKFATLGEKLDAMEPFHPERMASRILGMGDMLSLIEKAQSNIGADKAKEMERKMRNAEFTFEDFLEQMDQVKKLGPIDQILDMIPGMGNMKQMKDVKVDDKQMGRIEAIVHSMTTQEKQNPDMINHSRRKRIAVGSGTSLAEVNRLIKQFDEMRRMMKQFSDMMGPKGGKNKALKQLKGMGKGMKFPFR
- the rpsP gene encoding 30S ribosomal protein S16, which translates into the protein MAVRIRLKRMGAHKAPFYRVVVSDSRSPRDGRFIEEIGYYNPITVPAVVKIDEDKALKWLQDGAQASDTVRNLLSKAGVMKKFHELKQQK
- a CDS encoding KH domain-containing protein; protein product: MEELVIIIAKALVDHPEDVTVKTLEKDRLVVYELSVHPEDVGKIIGKQGRIAKALRTVVASAAVKMDKRVTVDIIS
- the rimM gene encoding ribosome maturation factor RimM (Essential for efficient processing of 16S rRNA); translation: MQQLFNVGKIVNTHGIRGELKILTTTDFPEDRFAKGSELLIIPADGKAPIPVTIETARFQKNMVVAKFKEYHNINDVEKYKGSLLKVSAERLGELEENEFYFHEVVGLEVVTEGGEKLGVVKEILTPGANDVWVVTMPDGKELLLPYIEDVILDVNVPEKRVTVRLMEGLL
- the trmD gene encoding tRNA (guanosine(37)-N1)-methyltransferase TrmD, with the translated sequence MRVDVLTLFPEMFDGVFNASILGKARDKGTISLQAVNFRQYAGNKHGQVDDTPYGGGGGMVLKPDPIFTAVEALLDEAECPTILGNTDEVVQGDEAGSSAGLKAPRIILMCPQGETFTQKKAEELAKEDHLIFICGHYEGYDERIREYLVTDELSIGDYVLTGGELPAMVAIDSVARLLPGVLGNETSAVTDSFSTGLLEYPHYTRPAEFRGWKVPEVLLSGHHVNIDVWRRHEALRRTMERRPDLLEQAELTSKERVWIEEQRKMD
- the rplS gene encoding 50S ribosomal protein L19; translated protein: MNIVQAITEEQLRKDLPNFRPGDTLKVHVKVIEGTRERIQLFEGVVIKRRGGGISETFTVRKISYGVGVERTFPLHSPKIDKIDVARRGKVRRAKLYYLRELRGKAARIKEIRR
- the lepB gene encoding signal peptidase I; the protein is MEQEVGQGAIQQPTDQDGTPKRKPKNEIFEWVKAIVIALVLVFLIRWFLFKPFIVDGPSMQPNFHTGERVIVNEILYDFRSPKPGEVIVFHVPDEGRDFIKRVIAVEGDTVKVEGDTITVNGKPIQEPYLKTPLEEAHQNGELYNKFTNFPNENFKDGKVPAGHIFVMGDNRSNSTDSRMIGYIDLKEVVGRADVIFWPVKDMKWINH
- the ylqF gene encoding ribosome biogenesis GTPase YlqF, translated to MTIQWFPGHMTKARRQIEAKLKLIDLVIELIDARLPLSSRNPMIDDILQGKPRMIILNKADLADPVVSQQWIAYFKEQGHIAFQVDATTGTGMKEIPVQAKLLLKEKIDRQISKGMNPRPMRALIVGIPNVGKSTLINRMAGRSIAATGDRPGVTKAQQWIKIGEIELLDTPGILWPKFEDQNVGYRLAVTGAIKEEILNVEDIAFFATKYLVQYYWDELAARFELTERPEDTENADEIVSVMEAIGRKRGCIVSGGRVDLEKSSKIILRELRAGKLGRFSLEAPY